The genomic interval GAATTGCTGGAGCCGGACGAAGCCTTCAAATCAAGGGTGAGCGTCGTCGGTCCCAATAAGCTGGCGATCGATGTTACCCCGGCCGGCGGCTACTACGTGTACAAGGACAAAATCCGCGTGACCATCAAGAACGCGGGCGGTGCGTCGCTTGGAGCGGTTCACTTGCCGCCAGCGGAAACGAAAGTCGATCAAACTTTTGGCAAGACCGAGGTTTATCACCAGACCGTCAAGGTCGGCGTCGACCTGGTGCGGGTGCCAACATCGAAAAAGGTGACAGTGGTGACGACGTACCAAGGCTGCAATGAAAAAATCGGCGTGTGTTATTCGCCGATTGAGAAGTCGGTAGATGTGGTCTTGCCTTGAGTGCCAAAGACAGACTCGACCAATTATTGGGTTCAAGCGTTCGGAGATGGTAAAGCCGGTTCGTTAAACCTTGAATTCAGTCATCTACGAAAAATTTATCTTTTTTCAAGGGGCGAAACATCACCTTGTCATTCATGCAGGTCCAATAAACGAGGGTTTGTTGGACTCCTCCGTCCGGCCGGCGAGCGGCGGGTAGCTCAAGCACAACGACACTCCACAATCCCTTTCCAATATTCAAAGTCCAGCTATACTGAACTTTCGTGATTTCTTGGACAAGTCACCATGCTAATTGGCTACGCCCGTGTTTCGACCGACGACCAGAACCTGGACCTGCAGCGCGACGCGTTACAGGCGGCCGGTTGCGAGCGCGTCTTTGAGGATATGGTGAGTGGAGCCAGGGCGGACCGCACCGGACTGACCACTCTCATGAGCATGCTGCGT from Massilia putida carries:
- a CDS encoding protein-disulfide reductase DsbD N-terminal domain-containing protein; this encodes MNTKSKITLSAAFCVAGGIAAVAWAQQSSLSGKSPMAGILLKDKAPELLEPDEAFKSRVSVVGPNKLAIDVTPAGGYYVYKDKIRVTIKNAGGASLGAVHLPPAETKVDQTFGKTEVYHQTVKVGVDLVRVPTSKKVTVVTTYQGCNEKIGVCYSPIEKSVDVVLP